The Anguilla rostrata isolate EN2019 chromosome 2, ASM1855537v3, whole genome shotgun sequence genome contains the following window.
cttgtgtcagaaatagctatgcatgccataaagaataaaagtcccatattcacattgtgctatattgtagaCGATTACataaagaggttaaaaaaactttttaactaatcaaaaaaaaaaaaaaaaagactgaggcAAATCAGCAGGTTTCTATTtggggaaagtgtggacacctggtcaCTAAATCTAATCATTTGATAGATAAcgaagaattcaaaaacaaagaaaatgataacgaGTCAAACCTGTATTGTGCTAATCAGTTTAAGGGAAATATTATGCACTTAAACGCGTGTTCAGCAACCTAATGAGGAGTCTATTAATTACCCTCGTTAATTtcatctgttaaaaatgttacctctttttaagtgattgtttgcaatcatttaaaaaccaacacaataacacaataaatggGATTTTATTCTTCGTGTCATGCAAAGCAATTCCTGACATAATGttgcttaagagggtaaataattcctcttaATGTGGaaaacacctaattaagaaaaatgaacagattgttaaaattctgagattgcaattgaggttggaacgaaaaccagcatacacggTGGGCCCCCTggaccgaggttgagaaccactggcctaCAGAATTAACCAGGCGGAACTGACATTGGAAACATAATAACGTGGCAGCCAACGATTTCCGATCATTAACATCAGCTGAAAATGTAAGCCGTCTCCCTCCTCTCACAAGTCGTTAGCAACCCGGTGTAACCAATTGAACAGCTCTATAAGAACAGACTATAATAGGACTGTCGTCTCATGTTTCTCGGTACAGCAAGCTGGCGTAATTCACGTGGGCAAAGTCGGGTGGGGTTTtctggtctttaaaaaaaaaaaaaaaaatgatcgtGGCAATtttctgcgtgtgtttgttaAACTACGCGTCCTTTTCCGCCACCGAGAGACCGGAAACTGAAAATGCCTGGGAAGATCATTTCCCGTCTGAAGCGGATTTAAAGATTGCCCCGGAGCAGAAGTCAAACCATGCAGCTATTTCCGACTATAAATTGCCGCTTTATGTTCACGGAGATGATTCCGCTGCAGTagctaaacaaaaacaatggtttcatttcaataaTCGTGGGCCGCTCCCGCAAGAGGCAAAAGATGTCATGTTGCCGACAACGATTTTGCCACCGGCCCCACCCAAGCCCTCGTTCCCAATGGTGGATGCACTGTGCCACATGGATAGGATATACGTGAGGATCCTAAAGAACGCTGTCAACGACACCCGAGCTTGGAGACACTTGTACTTCGGGAACTGTCGCGTCAATGCAGCTCGAGGTCTTCACTATTACTTCCTCTATCCTATTACAAGCTGTGGATTAAAACCGCAGGTAAAATGGCCCGGGTTTTGAGCTCGTTTGAAGTAGAAGTAGTTTCTGAGATGTGCTtattaaaactaaatttaaactCTTTCTAGGTCCTGAATGACTCTATAGTGTTCACAAACTTGGTTCGTTACCTGCGTAAATTCACAACCCAGAGCAACATCACACGAACGCCGACCCTTACCGTGCCAGTGACCTGCAAATACCCGCGGTAAGACGCGCGTGAGTAGTATGcgcgtggtgcgtgtgtggtggtgatCCGTCTGAACGCTGCTCTTCCTCCAGGTATCAAAGAACTTACGATGTTGGCATTCACCCAATTCTTGGACGCAACTACACGATGTCCCCTCCCACTAGAGGATCCATGGTTCTCGTTGTGTTGGATGGTATGTGaccgactttttttttttttttttttttttttaaattgtgaatttttaaaatctcttgccatttctttctt
Protein-coding sequences here:
- the zp3c gene encoding zona pellucida sperm-binding protein 3; its protein translation is MIVAIFCVCLLNYASFSATERPETENAWEDHFPSEADLKIAPEQKSNHAAISDYKLPLYVHGDDSAAVAKQKQWFHFNNRGPLPQEAKDVMLPTTILPPAPPKPSFPMVDALCHMDRIYVRILKNAVNDTRAWRHLYFGNCRVNAARGLHYYFLYPITSCGLKPQVLNDSIVFTNLVRYLRKFTTQSNITRTPTLTVPVTCKYPRYQRTYDVGIHPILGRNYTMSPPTRGSMVLVVLDANWAPLGTGAHFKLGEGMHFEVRAGGGQRVFANRCWITPSDKPSTTLLFTPIKNYGCMVDSVNSSLSHYHVTTDLSTLRFIIEAFVFPSMPAEQALSVYCEVTVAATATLYRKACTYDRTSDMWHELDRRNDALCLCCKSVCPDPPRTATPANKVSTEPFLSWDTSAGSQDHATSWPENGIQYEPSFNGNFPQEWAEEP